The Triticum aestivum cultivar Chinese Spring chromosome 7B, IWGSC CS RefSeq v2.1, whole genome shotgun sequence genome window below encodes:
- the LOC123161232 gene encoding RING-H2 finger protein ATL74, giving the protein MVRSTPQSCCLHLCHLLLSSAFLLAGLTCPASILGNPRFRASTNMSNCMDVSATPSPEPPPPTAALDYDMVVILAAMLCALVCVLGLNSVLQQCVARCARRAVADPVGWVAHRRANAGLKREALVALPVATYAGEKQHASAGAGCAICLSDFADGETIRVLPVCGHRFHVPCVDRWLASRCSCPTCRRRLSADCAGAGEGHRQVLQVLNAV; this is encoded by the coding sequence ATGGTCAGGAGCACGCCACAGTCCTGCTGTCTTCACTTGTGTCATCTCTTGCTCTCTTCTGCTTTTCTTCTCGCTGGCCTGACTTGTCCAGCTTCGATCCTCGGCAATCCTAGATTTAGAGCATCTACCAACATGTCCAACTGCATGGACGTCTCGGCCACGCCGTCCCCGGAGCCGCCCCCGCCGACGGCGGCGCTGGACTACGACATGGTGGTGATCCTGGCGGCGATGCTGTGCGCGCTGGTGTGCGTGCTGGGGCTCAACTCCGTGCTCCAGCAGTGCGTGGCGCGGTGCGCCCGCCGCGCCGTGGCCGACCCCGTCGGATGGGTGGCGCACCGCCGCGCCAACGCCGGGCTCAAGCGCGAGGCCCTCGTTGCACTGCCCGTCGCCACGTACGCCGGCGAGAAGCAGCACGCGTCGGCCGGTGCCGGGTGCGCCATCTGCCTGTCGGACTTCGCCGACGGGGAGACCATCCGCGTGCTCCCCGTGTGCGGCCACCGGTTCCACGTGCCCTGCGTCGACAGGTGGCTCGCCTCGCGCTGCTCGTGCCCGACGTGCCGGCGCCGCCTCTCGGCCGACTGCGCTGGCGCCGGAGAAGGCCACCGCCAAGTCCTGCAAGTTCTGAACGCCGTGTGA